Proteins encoded together in one Camelina sativa cultivar DH55 chromosome 9, Cs, whole genome shotgun sequence window:
- the LOC104711890 gene encoding cytochrome P450 71B8-like: MSIFLCFLFLFPLFLINFKKLLPSKRKLPPGPTGLPIIGNLHQVGRLLHRSLHKLSLKHGPVMLLRFGVVPVAVISSKEAAKEVLKTHDLETCTRPKMVGTRLFSYNFKDIGFTQYGEDWREMKKLVGFELFSPKKQKSFRSIREEESDLLVKKISNSAQTQTLVDLGKPLFSFTASIIFRVAFGKNFRECNFIDMERVEELVIESETNVGTLAFTDFFPTALGWLIDRLSGQHSRMNKVFAKLSNLFQHVIDDHLKTEHHQDHSDLISTMLDLINKPTNEGSFKITSDHLKGVMSDVFLAGANAGVITIIWTMTELTRHPRVMKKLQEEIRATLGSNKERITEEDLEKVHYLKMVIEETFRLHPPAPLLLPRLTMSDITIQGYSIPKNTMIEINTYTIGRDPKCWTSPEEFISERFLNTSINYKGQHFELLPFGAGRRSCPGMALGITILELGLLNLLYFFNWSVPDGMTIADINMEEVGALNIAKKVPL; encoded by the exons ctttaaaaaGCTTTTACCCTCGAAAAGGAAGCTTCCTCCGGGACCTACGGGTCTTCCAATCATAGGAAACTTGCACCAGGTTGGAAGATTGCTTCACAGGTCTCTTCACAAGCTGTCTTTAAAACATGGACCAGTGATGCTTCTACGTTTCGGGGTCGTCCCTGTGGCTGTAATCTCCTCCAAGGAAGCCGCAAAAGAAGTTCTCAAGACTCATGACCTAGAGACTTGTACCCGACCGAAGATGGTCGGGACCcgtttattttcttacaacttCAAAGACATTGGTTTCACTCAGTATGGCGAGGACTGGCGAGAGATGAAAAAGCTCGTTGGGTTCGAGCTCTTTAGTCCGAAAAAGCAAAAGTCTTTTAGGTCTATcagagaggaagagagtgaCTTGCTGGTCAAGAAAATTTCAAACTCTGCTCAAACACAAACCCTAGTGGATTTGGGTAAACCCCTTTTCTCCTTCACCGCCAGTATTATATTTAGAGTTGCCTTTGGGAAGAACTTCCGTGAGTGCAATTTCATTGATATGGAGAGAGTCGAAGAGCTGGTGATAGAGTCAGAGACCAACGTAGGAACCTTGGCATTCACTGACTTCTTCCCCACGGCTCTCGGATGGCTCATAGACCGACTCTCTGGTCAGCATTCGAGGATGAACAAAGTCTTTGCCAAACTCAGCAATTTGTTTCAACATGTGATTGATGATCATTTAAAGACTGAACACCACCAAGATCACTCAGACCTCATCAGTACCATGTTGGATTTGATCAATAAACCTACCAATGAAGGCTCTTTCAAGATCACTTCCGATCATCTTAAAGGAGTCATGTCG gaTGTGTTTTTAGCGGGAGCAAACGCAGGAGTGATCACGATCATATGGACAATGACAGAGCTAACCAGACATCCAAGAGTGATGAAGAAACTCCAAGAAGAGATTCGAGCAACACTCGGGTCCAACAAAGAGAGAATCACAGAAGAAGATCTAGAGAAAGTTCATTACCTAAAGATGGTGATAGAGGAAACATTCAGATTGCACCCACCTGCTCCTCTCTTGCTCCCAAGATTAACAATGTCCGACATCACGATTCAAGGCTACAGCATCCCCAAAAACACCATGATTGAGATCAACACTTACACGATAGGACGTGATCCCAAATGTTGGACGAGCCCCGAAGAATTCATTTCTGAGAGATTTTTAAATACCTCTATAAACTACAAGGGTCAGCATTTCGAGCTCTTGCCCTTTGGAGCTGGTCGTAGGAGCTGTCCCGGGATGGCCTTGGGAATCACCATTCTTGAGCTCGGCCTTCTTAACCTTCTTTATTTCTTCAATTGGAGTGTGCCAGATGGAATGACAATTGCAGACATTAACATGGAAGAAGTTGGAGCATTAAACATCGCCAAGAAAGTTCCTCTTTAG
- the LOC104715623 gene encoding LOW QUALITY PROTEIN: cytochrome P450 71B31-like (The sequence of the model RefSeq protein was modified relative to this genomic sequence to represent the inferred CDS: deleted 1 base in 1 codon) gives MSILLCFLFLLPLFLFYSKKLLSSASEKKLPPGPTGLPIIGNLHQIGRLLHSSLHKLSLEHGPVMLLRFGVVPMAVFSSKEAAKEVLKTHDLETCTRPKLVANGLFTHNFKDIGFTQYGEEWREMKKLVGLELFSPKKHKSLRYIREEEGNLLVKKLSESAQTQTLVNLRKSLFSYTAGIIFRVAFGQNFHECDFIDMEKLEELVVEAETNVCSLAFTDFFPTGLGWFVDRISGQHARMNRAFTKLTNFFQHVIDDILKTKQVQDHSDLVTAMLDMIDKHTKFGSLKITRDHLIAMMSDVVLAGVNAGTVTMIWTMTELIRYPRVMKKLQEEIRATLGSNKERITEEDLEKVEYLTLVIKETFRLHPPAPLLLPRETISDIEIQGYHIPNNSNIKINTYAIGRDPKCWTNPEEFNPERFSDTSINYKGQHYELLPFGAGRRSCPGMTLGVTILELGLLNLLYFFDWSLPNGVTIDDIDMEEDGALNIGKKVPLKLVPTLSSSLVNK, from the exons ATGTCTATCCTCCTTtgtttcctcttcctcttgcCTCTCTTTTTGTTC TATTCAAAAAAGCTTTTATCTTCGGCTTCGGAAAAGAAGCTTCCTCCGGGACCTACGGGTCTTCCGATCATAGGAAACTTGCACCAGATTGGAAGATTGCTTCACAGTTCTCTTCACAAGCTTTCTTTAGAACATGGACCAGTGATGCTTCTCCGTTTTGGTGTCGTCCCTATGGCCGTGTTCTCTTCCAAGGAAGCAGCTAAAGAAGTTCTCAAGACTCACGACTTAGAGACTTGCACCCGACCTAAGCTCGTCGCCAACGGGTTGTTTACTCACAACTTCAAAGACATTGGTTTCACTCAGTATGGTGAGGAATGGCGAGAGATGAAAAAGCTCGTGGGGCTTGAGCTCTTCAGTCCAAAGAAGCACAAATCTCTCAGGTATATCAGAGAGGAAGAGGGTAACTTGCTGGTCAAGAAACTATCAGAATCTGCTCAAACACAAACCTTAGTGAATTTGAGAAAATCCCTTTTCTCCTACACCGCCGGTATCATATTTAGAGTCGCCTTTGGACAGAACTTCCACGAATGCGATTTCATTGATATGGAAAAACTTGAAGAGCTAGTGGTAGAGGCAGAAACCAACGTATGCAGCTTGGCATTCactgacttctttcccacaGGTCTCGGTTGGTTTGTAGACCGGATCTCCGGTCAGCATGCGAGGATGAACAGAGCCTTTACAAAACTTACCAATTTCTTTCAACATGTGATCGACGATATTTTGAAGACCAAACAAGTTCAAGATCACTCAGATCTCGTCACGGCCATGTTGGATATGATCGATAAACACACTAAATTCGGTTCTTTAAAGATCACTCGCGATCATCTCATAGCAATGATGTCG GATGTGGTCTTGGCGGGAGTGAACGCAGGAACAGTCACAATGATATGGACGATGACAGAGCTAATAAGATATCCAAGAGTAATGAAGAAACTCCAAGAAGAGATTCGAGCAACACTTGGATCCAACAAAGAGAGAATCACAGAAGAGGATCTAGAGAAGGTTGAGTACTTGACGCTTGTGATCAAAGAAACTTTCAGGTTACATCCACCAGCTCCTCTCTTGCTACCAAGAGAAACAATTTCTGACATCGAGATTCAAGGCTATCACATTCCCAATAACTCCAATATCAAGATCAACACTTACGCGATAGGACGTGATCCCAAATGTTGGACTAACCCTGAAGAATTCAATCCGGAGAGGTTTTCCGATACCTCTATCAACTACAAGGGTCAGCATTACGAGCTCTTGCCCTTTGGAGCCGGTCGTAGGAGTTGTCCCGGTATGACCTTGGGAGTCACCATTCTTGAGCTCGGCCTTCTTAACCTCCTTTACTTCTTCGATTGGAGTTTGCCTAATGGAGTGACCATTGATGACATTGACATGGAAGAAGATGGAGCTTTGAACATCGGCAAGAAAGTCCCTCTTAAGCTCGTACCAACCCTTTCATCATCACTCGTGAACAAATGA